In the genome of Bactrocera neohumeralis isolate Rockhampton unplaced genomic scaffold, APGP_CSIRO_Bneo_wtdbg2-racon-allhic-juicebox.fasta_v2 ctg2821, whole genome shotgun sequence, the window CCTTTTCAGGACGACAAACTTTTATATTCAAAGAGGTTGAtattactttcaaaaaaaactacatatgtattagtaaTAAAACTTGATTCGTTATATAAAACTGGTTGCATACGATAcacatataacaacaacaacaaatattagatTCATACTCATGAATGTATAAGTAAAGTCATCTGGAGAGACAGCGTACGGTATAATACAGTAGGTAGATAATACTCGTAGCGAAAAAAACTTGATGGTGGTATACATGTACAGGTTCCGTGGATTCTATTCggaatttaatttgtaaattaatttctatctacagcatatacatagtatatcataagatttaaagttttaatctTTTGCTGAGAAATTGTGGTCCTGAAAAGGACcgtttaagtatttatttttatcattatatgtaaaattttgatcTTTCGTTGAGCAATTGTGGTCCTGAAAAGGACCGTTTGGATATTTATCTTCTTCAAATCAATTAAGCACGTTCTCCACGAATACGTCTGGCCAATTGAATATCTTTTGGCATAATTGTGACACGCTTTGCATGAATGGCGCACAAATTTGTATCCTCAAACAGACCAACCAAATATGCTTCACTTGCTTCCTGTAGAGCCATAACAGCAGAACTTTGGAAACGTAAATCTGTTTTGAAATCTTGAGCAATTTCTCGAACCAAACGTTGGAATGGCAATTTTCGGATTAATAATTCAGTACTTTTTTGGTAACGACGAATTTCTCGTAATGCAACTGTACCGGGGCGATAACGATGAGGTTTCTTTACACCACCAGTTGCCGGAGCACTTTTACGAGCTGCTTTGGTTGCCAATTGCTTGCGTGGTGCTTTACCACCAGTCGATTTACGGGCTGTTTGTTTTGTAcgagccattttttttttcactgcacttatttaattttcacctTAACTGAAAAGTCACTGCACTAATATATTTTACCACACACTAATAATTTGTGCACAAGTAATAAAATACTTCAGAACGTTTCAAAAGTTCATATTATCGGGGTGGATGAAGTCTTAACTATATTCATGTGTTAGAAAGAGatgaaattttctgtatataGGTAAGTCACAATGTTAGTTGTTGACTTTTGTATAAATACACGTGCAATAACTTAGTTCTCCAGAAATCTATAGAGCGTGCAGTGTTCGGCTAGTAAAAGTGTTAaagtgttaaaagtgtaaaagttaaaaatgacTGGTCGCGGCAAAGGTGGAAAAGGCTTGGGTAAAGGTGGTGCTAAGCGTCATCGTAAAGTTTTACGTGATAACATCCAGGGAATCACTAAGCCTGCTATTCGGCGTTTGGCTCGTCGTGGAGGTGTAAAACGTATATCTGGTTTGATATATGAAGAAACTCGTGGAgtcttaaaagtatttttagagAATGTTATCCGTGATGCAGTTACCTATACTGAACACGCTAAAAGGAAGACAGTTACAGCAATGGATGTTGTATATGCTTTGAAGAGACAAGGACGTACCTTGTATGGATTCGGCGGTTAAACAATTTTcctatcaaatataaaaaaaaaacaaaacggtcCTTTTCAGGACCACGATATACAATTAAACGAAGAttcaaaataatgataaattaaccgaaaaataataaatacatatctaaaaGTAATTTTGTCACAATTCTTAATTTGCCTGTAGTTAGCATTCATtccaatttaatattatttatcaaatatccaaatacatatgtatatatgtatattgcattcATATTATTTATGAGGAAGTATGTTGGAACGGAATatgagtaaatataaaaattacattgtctacggacctatgtatgtatggatgtatacatatacatatgtatggtaagtaagtttagtataaaattattactaatataGGATTTGAGTAGAAATTTATCCGACAATATATTAGCAAATTGTGAATTGATCGCATAAAACCGCTTTTTGTTTTCATACTATTATTTTActtcatttaaattgaaatgtgaCTTTTTCATGTATATACTCTTGATAGTTAATGAATAACAACACAAGGGCCCTAACAATAACCTcacgttatttttttattttttatttatatttatttcttaatgaaaACATCTTATTACTTCTTTAGATCATtgctaatataaattattttaaatttgtaaaataattttaaggtttgatttaaaaataattgagaaaattaaatttaaagaggaaattttgacttttataGAGCAAAGTTTggacaaaatttcattttaaatgaaaaatatataccgTAAAGAAATATgagcattaaaatattaaagcaacaCATTTAGGCTATCAAACTGCGTATAAAATggtttcttaaattaaatatttgatttttagtaaattaaataaacttaaaagtttGTCCGTTGGAGATGTTAAATTGCACTGGATCGTTCAATTTTGTTACTCATCTTTTCACCTCGCTTCTCAATTTAAGAAGGTATAGCAATTTAAAGGTATTACTTCATCTATAAATTAGTGCGTAAAGtgtgtatttaataaatacaaaataaaagtttataaaagtgaaaatgtcTGAAGCAATTGCTGTTACGAATGTTAATTCTCCGGTAGCCGGATCTTCTGCTATTTCTGAGAAAAAAGTTGCTGCTAAAAAAGCTGTTAAGCCAAAAAAGCCTTCAGTCGCTCCTACTCATCCACCAACTCAACAAATGGTTGATGCatcaattaagaatttaaaagaaCGTGGTGGCTCATCACTTTTAGCTATTAAAAAGTACATCAGTGCTACATACAAATGTGATGCTCAAAAATTAGCACCATTTATCAAGCGTTATTTGAAATCTGCTGTTACTAGTGGTAAATTAATTCAAACTAAAGGAAAGGGTGCATCTGGTTCTTTTAAATTATCAGTGGCTGCCAATAAATCAAGTAAATCTGGTGAAGGTAAATCGAAGTCAAAAGCGGTGAAATCCATTGAGAAGAAGCCCAAAAAGAAATCGGCAGATGGTGTGGCGTCAAAGAAGAAGGCAGCAGTTGGCGGTAAGAAAGCAAGTGGcgaaaaaaaagtgaagaaaactgtTGCTAGCAAGAAAACAGCAGagaagaaaaaaagtgaaaaggctAAAGCGAAGGATGCAAAAAAGACTGGATCTGTTAAAGCCAAACCAGCTAAAGCTAAATCGACTCCAAATAAAGCAAAGgcgttaaaagcaaaaacacctAGTGTTAAAACCAAGAAAGCCGCGGTCAATAAAAAGCCAGTCGCCAAGAAAGCGCCATCTAAAAAGTAAAGCCCAGGTAAAAGAAAACCTTTTCAGGTCtacaaaaatgctttttaacATATCGatcaaaaatggatttttagcaagaacattaaaa includes:
- the LOC126766879 gene encoding histone H3, giving the protein MARTKQTARKSTGGKAPRKQLATKAARKSAPATGGVKKPHRYRPGTVALREIRRYQKSTELLIRKLPFQRLVREIAQDFKTDLRFQSSAVMALQEASEAYLVGLFEDTNLCAIHAKRVTIMPKDIQLARRIRGERA
- the LOC126766885 gene encoding histone H4, producing the protein MTGRGKGGKGLGKGGAKRHRKVLRDNIQGITKPAIRRLARRGGVKRISGLIYEETRGVLKVFLENVIRDAVTYTEHAKRKTVTAMDVVYALKRQGRTLYGFGG
- the LOC126766877 gene encoding histone H1-like; translated protein: MSEAIAVTNVNSPVAGSSAISEKKVAAKKAVKPKKPSVAPTHPPTQQMVDASIKNLKERGGSSLLAIKKYISATYKCDAQKLAPFIKRYLKSAVTSGKLIQTKGKGASGSFKLSVAANKSSKSGEGKSKSKAVKSIEKKPKKKSADGVASKKKAAVGGKKASGEKKVKKTVASKKTAEKKKSEKAKAKDAKKTGSVKAKPAKAKSTPNKAKALKAKTPSVKTKKAAVNKKPVAKKAPSKK